One region of Flavobacterium sp. GSB-24 genomic DNA includes:
- the rplJ gene encoding 50S ribosomal protein L10: MTREEKSIAIENLTAQLAGTNIIYVSDISGLNAETTSNLRRACFKAGIKLEVVKNTLLAKAMEASANDYGDLPSVLTGNSAIFISDVANAPGKIIKDFRKKSDKPVLKGAFINNEVYIGDNQLDALATIKSKEELLGELIGLLQSPAQRIISALQNKFAGSEEEAEA, from the coding sequence ATGACTAGAGAAGAAAAATCAATCGCGATTGAAAATTTAACTGCGCAGTTAGCTGGTACAAATATCATTTATGTATCTGATATTTCTGGATTAAACGCAGAAACAACTTCAAACTTACGTAGAGCTTGTTTTAAAGCAGGAATCAAATTAGAAGTTGTTAAGAACACTTTGCTTGCAAAAGCAATGGAAGCTTCTGCTAATGATTATGGTGATTTACCTTCAGTATTGACAGGTAATAGCGCTATCTTCATTTCTGATGTAGCTAATGCTCCTGGGAAAATTATCAAAGATTTCCGTAAGAAATCTGATAAACCAGTTTTAAAAGGTGCTTTCATTAATAATGAAGTTTATATTGGAGATAATCAATTAGATGCATTAGCAACTATTAAATCTAAAGAAGAACTTCTTGGAGAGCTTATTGGATTGTTACAATCTCCAGCTCAAAGAATTATTTCTGCTTTGCAAAACAAATTCGCTGGTAGCGAAGAGGAAGCTGAAGCATAA
- the rpoB gene encoding DNA-directed RNA polymerase subunit beta: MITNQTERLNFASTKNIPDYPDFLDVQVKSFKDFFQLETKSDERGNEGLYNTFMENFPITDTRNNFVLEFLDYFVDPPRYTIQECIERGLTYSVPLKARLKLYCTDPEHEDFETIVQDVYLGTIPYMTPSGTFVINGAERVVVSQLHRSPGVFFGQSFHANGTKLYSARVIPFKGSWIEFSTDINSVMYAYIDRKKKLPVTTLFRAIGFERDKDILEIFDLAEEIKVSKTGIKKYIGRRLAARVLNTWHEDFVDEDTGEVVSIERNEIILDRDTIIDKDNVEEIIDSNVKSILLHKEDNNQADYAIIHNTLQKDPTNSEKEAVEHIYRQLRNAEPPDEETARGIIDKLFFSDQRYNLGEVGRYRMNKKLDLDIPMDKQVLTKEDIITIVKYLIELINSKAEIDDIDHLSNRRVRTVGEQLSQQFGVGLARMARTIRERMNVRDNEVFTPIDLINAKTLSSVINSFFGTNQLSQFMDQTNPLAEITHKRRLSALGPGGLSRERAGFEVRDVHYTHYGRLCPIETPEGPNIGLISSLGVYAKVNGMGFIETPYRKVTDGVVDLESTPIYLSAEEEEGKMIAQANIEMDASGKITASNVIAREEGDFPVVEPTSVHYTDVAPNQIASISASLIPFLEHDDANRALMGSNMMRQAVPLIRPEAPIVGTGLERQVASDSRVLINAEGHGTVEYVDANIITIKYDRTEDERMVSFDADEKTYNLIKFRKTNQGTSINLKPIVRKGDRVVPGQVLSEGYATQNGELALGRNLKVAFMPWKGYNFEDAIVISEKVVRDDIFTSIHVDDYSLEVRDTKLGNEELTNDIPNVSEEATKDLDENGMIRIGAEVKPGDILIGKITPKGESDPTPEEKLLRAIFGDKAGDVKDASLKASPSLHGVVLDKKLFARAVKDKRKRTQDKDALGALEMEFETKFVELKDRLVEKLFLIVNGKTSQGVMNDLGEEVLPKGKKYTQKMLYAVEDFAHLSKGQWVADDATNKMVNDLIHNYKIKLNDLQGSLRREKFTITVGDELPSGILKLAKIYIAKKRKLKVGDKMAGRHGNKGIVARIVRHEDMPFLEDGTPVDIVLNPLGVPSRMNIGQIYETVLGWAGMNLGRKFATPIFDGASLDEINALTDEANVPRFGHTYLYDGGTGERFAQKATVGVIYMLKLGHMVDDKMHARSIGPYSLITQQPLGGKAQFGGQRFGEMEVWALEAYGASSTLREILTVKSDDVIGRAKTYEAIVKGESMPEPGLPESFNVLMHELKGLGLDIRLEE, translated from the coding sequence ATGATAACAAATCAGACTGAAAGATTGAATTTTGCCTCTACAAAAAATATTCCTGACTATCCAGATTTCTTAGATGTTCAGGTTAAATCTTTTAAAGATTTCTTTCAATTAGAAACGAAATCTGACGAAAGAGGCAACGAAGGGTTATACAACACCTTCATGGAAAACTTTCCAATCACAGATACAAGAAACAACTTTGTATTGGAGTTCCTAGATTATTTTGTTGATCCACCACGTTATACAATTCAAGAATGTATAGAGAGAGGTCTTACTTATAGTGTGCCTTTAAAAGCTAGGTTGAAACTATACTGTACAGATCCAGAACACGAAGATTTTGAAACAATTGTACAAGATGTTTATCTAGGTACAATTCCTTATATGACTCCAAGTGGTACCTTTGTTATTAATGGTGCCGAGCGTGTAGTAGTATCTCAATTACACCGTTCTCCTGGGGTTTTCTTTGGACAATCATTCCACGCAAATGGAACAAAACTATATTCTGCCAGAGTAATTCCTTTTAAAGGTTCTTGGATAGAATTTTCTACTGATATCAATAGTGTAATGTATGCTTATATCGATAGAAAGAAAAAATTACCTGTAACAACTTTATTCCGTGCGATTGGATTCGAAAGAGATAAGGATATCCTTGAAATTTTCGACTTAGCTGAAGAAATTAAAGTTTCTAAAACAGGAATTAAAAAATATATTGGAAGAAGACTTGCTGCACGTGTATTGAATACATGGCACGAGGATTTCGTAGATGAGGATACTGGAGAGGTAGTTTCTATCGAACGTAACGAAATCATCCTTGATCGTGATACTATTATCGACAAAGATAATGTGGAAGAAATCATCGATTCTAACGTTAAATCTATCTTGTTACACAAAGAGGATAATAACCAAGCAGATTATGCTATTATCCACAATACGTTACAAAAAGATCCAACAAACTCTGAAAAAGAAGCTGTAGAGCACATTTACCGTCAGTTACGTAACGCTGAACCGCCTGATGAGGAAACTGCTCGTGGTATTATAGATAAATTGTTCTTCTCTGATCAACGTTACAACTTAGGTGAAGTAGGTCGTTACAGAATGAACAAAAAATTAGATTTAGATATCCCTATGGATAAGCAAGTGCTTACTAAGGAAGATATCATTACAATCGTAAAATATTTGATCGAATTAATTAACTCTAAGGCAGAGATTGATGATATCGATCACTTATCAAACCGTCGTGTTAGAACAGTTGGTGAACAATTGTCTCAACAATTCGGTGTTGGTTTAGCACGTATGGCTAGAACTATTCGTGAGAGAATGAACGTTAGAGATAACGAGGTGTTTACACCAATTGATTTGATTAATGCTAAAACATTATCATCAGTTATCAACTCTTTCTTTGGTACTAACCAGTTATCTCAATTTATGGATCAAACGAATCCATTAGCTGAGATTACACACAAAAGAAGACTTTCTGCACTAGGACCAGGTGGACTTTCGAGAGAGAGAGCTGGTTTCGAGGTTCGTGACGTTCACTATACTCACTATGGTCGTTTATGTCCGATTGAAACTCCTGAGGGACCAAACATTGGTTTGATTTCATCTCTTGGTGTTTATGCAAAAGTAAACGGAATGGGATTTATTGAGACTCCTTACCGTAAAGTTACTGATGGTGTAGTTGATTTAGAAAGTACACCTATTTATTTAAGTGCTGAAGAAGAAGAAGGAAAAATGATTGCTCAGGCAAACATTGAAATGGATGCTTCTGGTAAAATTACTGCTAGCAATGTTATTGCTCGTGAGGAAGGTGACTTCCCAGTTGTTGAACCAACATCAGTACATTATACAGACGTTGCTCCTAACCAAATTGCATCGATTTCTGCATCTTTAATTCCTTTCTTGGAGCATGATGATGCTAACCGTGCGTTGATGGGATCAAACATGATGCGTCAGGCAGTTCCTTTGATCCGTCCTGAAGCGCCGATTGTTGGTACAGGTTTAGAGCGTCAAGTAGCTTCAGATTCAAGAGTATTAATCAATGCTGAAGGGCATGGCACTGTTGAGTATGTTGATGCTAATATCATTACTATTAAATACGATCGTACTGAAGACGAAAGAATGGTTAGTTTTGATGCTGATGAGAAAACGTACAACTTAATTAAATTTAGAAAAACCAATCAAGGTACAAGTATCAACTTGAAACCTATCGTAAGAAAAGGTGATAGAGTTGTTCCTGGGCAAGTATTGTCTGAAGGATATGCTACTCAAAATGGTGAATTAGCTTTAGGTAGAAACTTAAAAGTTGCGTTCATGCCATGGAAAGGGTATAACTTCGAGGATGCGATTGTAATTTCTGAAAAAGTAGTTCGTGATGATATTTTTACTTCTATCCACGTTGATGATTATTCATTAGAGGTTAGAGATACTAAGTTAGGAAACGAAGAGTTAACAAACGATATTCCTAACGTTTCTGAAGAAGCTACTAAAGATTTAGATGAAAACGGTATGATTAGAATTGGAGCAGAGGTTAAACCTGGCGACATTTTGATCGGAAAAATTACACCAAAAGGAGAATCAGATCCTACTCCAGAGGAGAAATTGCTTCGTGCAATCTTCGGGGATAAAGCAGGTGATGTAAAAGATGCTTCATTAAAAGCTTCTCCATCTTTACATGGTGTAGTTCTTGACAAAAAATTATTTGCAAGAGCCGTAAAAGATAAACGTAAACGTACTCAAGATAAAGATGCTTTAGGCGCTTTAGAAATGGAGTTTGAAACTAAATTTGTTGAATTAAAAGACAGATTAGTTGAAAAATTATTCTTGATCGTTAACGGAAAAACATCTCAAGGTGTAATGAATGATTTGGGTGAAGAAGTTTTACCAAAAGGTAAAAAATATACTCAAAAAATGCTTTACGCAGTAGAAGATTTTGCTCACTTAAGCAAAGGTCAATGGGTTGCTGATGACGCTACAAATAAAATGGTTAATGATTTAATTCATAACTATAAAATTAAGCTGAACGACTTACAAGGATCTTTAAGAAGAGAAAAATTCACTATTACAGTTGGAGATGAATTACCATCTGGAATCTTGAAATTAGCTAAGATTTATATTGCTAAAAAACGTAAATTGAAAGTAGGGGATAAAATGGCAGGTCGTCACGGTAACAAAGGTATTGTTGCTAGAATCGTTCGTCATGAAGATATGCCTTTCTTAGAAGATGGAACACCAGTAGATATCGTATTGAATCCACTTGGGGTACCTTCACGTATGAACATTGGTCAGATTTATGAGACTGTTCTTGGATGGGCTGGTATGAACTTGGGTAGAAAATTTGCTACTCCAATTTTTGACGGTGCTTCTCTTGACGAAATCAATGCTTTGACTGATGAGGCTAACGTACCACGTTTTGGACATACATACCTTTATGATGGTGGAACTGGAGAGCGTTTTGCACAAAAAGCAACTGTGGGTGTAATTTACATGCTTAAATTAGGACACATGGTTGATGATAAGATGCACGCACGTTCTATCGGACCATACTCATTGATTACGCAGCAGCCACTTGGAGGTAAGGCTCAATTTGGAGGTCAGCGTTTTGGAGAGATGGAGGTTTGGGCACTTGAGGCTTATGGAGCTTCAAGTACTTTACGTGAGATCTTAACTGTTAAGTCTGATGACGTTATTGGTAGAGCTAAAACTTACGAGGCTATCGTTAAAGGAGAATCTATGCCAGAACCAGGTTTACCAGAATCATTCAATGTATTGATGCACGAATTGAAAGGTCTTGGACTAGACATTCGTTTAGAAGAATAA
- the rplL gene encoding 50S ribosomal protein L7/L12 produces the protein MADLKQFAEQLVNLTVKEVNELATILKDEYGIEPAAAAVVVAAGGGEGAAEEAQTEFTVVLKEAGASKLAVVKLVKELTGLGLKEAKDVVDGAPSNVKEGVSKEEAEGLKKALEEAGAVVELK, from the coding sequence ATGGCAGATTTGAAACAATTCGCAGAACAATTAGTTAACTTAACAGTTAAAGAAGTTAACGAATTAGCAACAATATTAAAAGACGAGTATGGTATCGAGCCTGCTGCTGCAGCTGTAGTAGTTGCTGCTGGTGGTGGAGAAGGTGCTGCTGAAGAAGCACAAACTGAATTTACAGTTGTATTAAAAGAAGCTGGAGCTTCTAAATTAGCAGTTGTAAAATTAGTTAAAGAACTTACAGGTTTAGGTCTTAAAGAAGCTAAAGATGTAGTTGACGGTGCTCCAAGTAACGTTAAAGAAGGTGTTTCTAAAGAAGAGGCTGAAGGTCTTAAAAAAGCATTAGAAGAAGCTGGAGCTGTTGTTGAGTTAAAATAA